The segment aaaaaagattaaaagtaaagtaaaataacataaaatttgtgttaaaatttttaaattattatgcgTTTTAAATACCAGTCGTCATTATTGTTTAAAAGACAGTACaaccttttgtttaaaaacaaaaactatttgtgttaaaataatatttataaaacattaattcaataaatgattttattaaaataccttACGTTTTACAAGAATTATTGAgcattattttgtatatttttaatttttgtagacAAAAAAAATCTCGTCCACTTAACCAAGTGGTGAAAGAAATTACCACTTATATTCGTTTAtacgatttttattattattgttgttttttatatatggaaTTTTCTTTTGAGGCTGTCAAATtccatatataaaaaagttaagctGAAAAAACTTCCTGCAAACGATATAATCCAATTCAAAATACATTAATTGATGTAACTgagtcattaaaaaattttaagatcgAAATTTATGGCATCCGGTTCGGGCCCAAGTTAAGCTATTTAATTAATccaataaagattttaaagttgtaataacagACAAGGCTAATATGTTACAGATTAATGCAATATCAGAGGCAACGACATTGGGCATCGTAAGACTCTTAGGACACACTGTGAAACCTGCATTGGTCTTTTGATTTAACACCACTTGTGTGCTTTTACTTAAACCTTTCATAACTTAGACTACGTTCTGCCGAAATGAGTTGGGTTCTAGGACACAAGAATATTGGTGGTAATATCATATTACTAATTTGCTTGACAACAAATGCACAATTCAATGAAgatgataaatttcctttaacttATAATGATATATGAAAGAAATCAGACTAAGATTATCGACTCCTTACGATATTGCCCTCTTGAACTCTCATCACTTGTATGCTCCTCCTAAAACCTTACATAACTTACACAAAATTCTGTGGAACTGATTTGAGTTCTAGGACACGAGAAAATTGGTGGTAATGAACTTGATAAGAAGTGCACTATGACTATGACTAAATAGTCCTTATCCAAAGAAGATGGTAAACTTCCTAAAATTTGTATAGCTATATGAAAGGAAGCAATCGGAATAGACGAGAATATTAGTGATAATAAACTTGACAAGAAGTACTCAATGACCAAATCCTCCTAATCCAATGAATGTGGCAAAACTTTCTAAAACTTGTAATGCTATATGAAAGGAAGCGAACGGAACAGTCTAAGATGTATCCACAACGTACGTTATTGGACCATACGGATAACGTAACAATCTGGAGAATACAAGAGCTTAAGAGAAAATGAAATTGATAACGAGTGGTCCTTTTTCTCTGATTGTACTTGAATTGATCCTCCGAAATAGTATACATGTAGGATCGTATCCTACTGGGTTAAGTATAAGTCAACCAGACAGAGAAGAGAGAATATTATATTTGAGTCAAATATTCAGATTGTATCCAATGAAGATTGTAGGGTTCCTATGAAGTATATATGAAATGAAGCAATAGGAATATACTAAGCAGTATCAACTCCGTACGATATTGGACTCTGCGGCATTGGACAAAGTAACAATCTGGGGATTCACTATCAAACCAGTAAATAATCTTCTAAAGTCACACCATCCTATGTGATCCTCCTTAAACATAACATAGCTTTCACGACAATCTGTCGAGATGATTTGATTAATAAAATGATGATCGTATactaatagttaaaaaaaaattcaagaagAGACAGACAAGAGAGAGTTATAGTTAAGTTATATAAGTCAATATTATTAATGATGATTTCTGGAGAGTAATGCTCGAAAAAGTTTTCCAAAGTTGGACGTTTAGAATTCGAAAtgattttctaatgaaatttgataataaaaattctttctgGGACCATAGGATTAGTAATTACAGATGGACAATTTCATTGGTACTACGATGGCCTCTGAGTAttcttgttaatttaaaaagagaATACCTTTGGAAGCGGATTTTATTTACCTTAGGACGAGGATAACTAGCAGAAGTAGAAATCGTACTCGGTTAAATAACGCAGATAGTGGCATGCCGAACATTGACATACATAAGTAGAGGAGATCGTTCCAAGTTCGATATAGCTTATGACGATATGggtattagaaaatatttaaatgacaaCTCGATATGTAAACTAGTGAAAGaccttaaaatatattaaaatgaataaGATCATAACAAAAGTTCAATGGAACCAATAATTATATACCATTGACAGATACTGAACAtgatagtttaaaaatttataacaaagtcAGTAGAGAGTATATAGAGACATCAACGATAATAAACAACTAAATAGTAAGGATAGCAAATAAATCATTGTGAAGTTCCATTAAATTTTGAACTCCTCAAGTTAATATATACTAATTTTTAAGAACAAAGTAAGAAGGCAAAATCGACTTTAGTTTTTTAACAGACATAAATCAATATGTAAATTAGTATATAAGGAAcaatttgtaattaataaagagttgataattaaaactcattaagccgtgttttttaattgttttaaaataacgtTCTTTTAATTGGCGCAGATTCGCGAGATCTTATATACGTTAAACGTTTAATCgagaaaaggaaaatataacaaaattaaatattctggGACCCTCTAGAATAAGCGACAAATTAGTGAAAAGAAAGGACTAAGCTGGTTACTTTTAATTATGTCCtgtaatttttaagtgaaatttaagaaaaataacaattttgtaatCCCAAGgactttgtaaaaagaaaacttatttagaTAAAATCAATAAGGACATTATGAATGCCTTTTTGACTGAAGACAGCTTCAGAAACATTCCAATGATTACTGAATAATGTTTCTAAATGATTAATgaataatgttttaaagaaagacaaatatttcttatgtCATATAATAACATCTGAAGGAATTAAGACAAACCCAAAGAAAGATGAGTGCGTAAAAATGCCTCTATTCAAAACTGAATATGAGAAAAGTTTCAATACGCCTTACATGGTATTAAGATGGCTTTATTCAAAAAAAGAACCTAAATCCAAACTTGTAAGATGGAGATTTAAATTATCGGAATTTgactatgaaataaaatacGGCTGTATGGGGAAGTTGTATGGTGGCATGCCCTTTTCATCACCGGTGCTATGATAACAACTCCCACAAAGTCCCGGATTGGTGTTTCCTCAACATCACAACTTGGCCATGAATGTCGGACGTCTCTAACCGAGATGGCGGGTCAAAGGACCCAGGAATATATAAGGCAATAATATTGCTTATATATTGTCAAAGGCGATAACCATTCTGTAAGATATGGACGTGGACCAGTTTTGTGCGGTTCCACTGTTTGTCATGCTTAATTCGCTGCATACTTGCTAGATCCAAGTAAAACTTTAATCTAACATATTATAAGAAAGGTAACATCAGAATTACTAAGGATAAGAAggaatagaaagaaaaaatgttactatgaaGGGACTAGATCGTGAGATCGATATCATATAAAATTAAGGAAACACCATCTAAGCCTCGAGAAATTATACATATAGAAGTTTTTTATACGTATTATGACAACAActgacaaattttctaaattcgcATTAGTTTTTCAGATATTTGGAAGGAATTCATAGTTCAAGTCCAAACTATTACAAATACCACTAGTATTTAAGGCTATACCAATGCAACAATTCTAAAGGACGAAAACATAGAAATACAGAAAAGGTTTAAAATTAGAAGACGgaacaaattattattaggGAAATAAGAGGTTGTAAGAAACCACACAAAATATAGGAAAGTTAACGCAAATAAGATAGACCTTttacaaactataaaaatagGCCAAACAAATATTACATGTACGGGTACAAGTCAAATGAACATGAAAGTGGAAAATGTAACGCCGCTTCTTAAttcagtttaaataaaattaaaaaacaactataGACGAGATAAATAATTGTCCTTAGATGAGTCTCTTATGCTTTTTTAAGGAAGATTATCGTTTTAGCAATACAATAGAGGGAAACGTGCTGAGTACAGCATAAAGTTTTAAGTATGAACTCAGCATAAATGATGGctacattttaaattcaataatttatgCAGAAAAAGTTATAGCAGATACGACAGgatcaaaaacaaaatctgtAGTCTTCAAACTTATGGATCCATTTTTTAACCGTGaccattatttatttactaataaCCACTATAACTACGCTAATGTATTATAAAACCCAAACCACGAATACCTACGTTTTATTCGCAAGCTCAATCCTGTAATGTATAAccactaaaaaactaaaaaaggagAAATGATTTGGAGTAGAACTGGAAATGTTAACGTTACAAATGGAAGGACAAAGGCGATGTTTGATCCATAACTACGACACATCAGCCATGTCTTATCAAAGTTTCCAATAAAAGTGGCGAGAAGAAGACGAAACCAATAGACGTAATTGATCGATTCGAccaactatttttaattataagagggtataaaaaggtccTGTTTCATATCCTGGATATGGCTGTATGGAATTTGATTTTTTAGATTGTTCaatgaaatatttctatatcgaaaatgtaaaagaaatactttcagaattattaatatttaaaaattatgaacaaaatgttaacaataataaactgcaatttttataaaatttataaccaaTCAACTGCTTACCATgcaatttaacatttatttttaagttaatgtaagaatacaaattgtaaattaaatgttagttttaatttaaaagaaaacaaagtattatttttttaataaattagattatcaaaattttaacttatatcCTTTCAGAAAGGAGAAACAACATCTTCAAATAAGTATCCTTGAAAAAGGAGAAACAATTCTACAAATAAGTAACCTGGAAAAGAAGGAAAAATagcaagagaaaaaaaatattcatagaaGGAAAATATGTATCCTTCGGAGAAGTAGAACAAGTTCTTTATGTGAAAAGCAAATACCTATCCCTAGATGGAGGCAATTATTTCAAcatctaaaaaataaacatcatttaaaagggacaaaactttacaaatataaataaataatatatttagtaaatattttgaatcatataatttttgtaattgttataTTGATTGTGAGGCTTGAAACTGGCTTATTCAAAATAGAGAGTGTAGTGGACATTTTAATGGACGaagaattgaaatatttaactaaCCACAGGATATTCGATGTTGTTGATGAGGAATTAGAAGAACTAGAAAGAAAATATGTTcacgtaaaaaatattaaacaattgcaaaataattaatattgcaaagtaacaattataaaatctttaacttGCGCCCAACATAAAAAGGATTACCACCTTTAGTAAAAAAACACCTCATAGGATTTAACTCAGAGGAAGATCCACATCTTAAGAAAGTATCCCAAAGGCCACAAGAAAGAAGAAATTGAATAAGAACTCACAGGCTGAGCAAAATAACAGCGAGAAAAGGACCGGTAACAACCATCACCACGGTTCAAAACCCGAAAATATTAGGAGTAGTCTTTGACGGCCTCCTTTGCTTCGCAGGGCACGCAATCTACATCAACCAAAAGGTTCGAAACAGAAACAAGGTCCTTAAAGCTTTAGCTGGCACCTCTTGGGGCATGGATAAAGATACAATTGTCGCTCACTTCTAAATTATACTGCCCCAGTATGGACCTCTTTCCTTAGTGATACCCAATGGCGAGGTTTACAAACGACTCAGAATTATGCACTTCGAATCACAACCAGTTATGTCAAAATGACGAATGTGGATCAATTACATGAGGAGACCAGGTTACTGTTAGTCAGACAACATAATGTGTTGTTGACTAGACAGTTCCTTTTGGAGAAGTTATACCATCGTACGTCGACAGACTGTCAATTGCAAGCGCCCGGGAAATGTTGCATCAAATGGCGGTCAACGAGACCATTAATGGCTACATATGAAACAGAGTTCTAAATGAACACCACCCTGCGATATAGGATTGTGAGAGACAACTACCGAGGTACTCTAGAACAATCATGACACAATTAAGAGTCGGCTGGTGCAGGTTTCCTCAGCTGCTACCGTGAACGTATCGTTTCAGGCACTTTAAATCGTTGCCCAGCCTGTCATCAAAGTCCTCATGACACGAAGCATTTATTAAATTGTCCCGCTAGATCTACAAATTTGCGCCCCATAGACCTATGCTTAAGACCGACTGAAGTGGCGCAGTTTCTCCATCTTCCACTGACAGACACATACTCaaaataattaagtatttattCTTCTAATttcaggaaagaactatcggccacagtcgaactTTTACAACAACCATCCGAGGAAACCAAAAAGAGAATTTGCTTAAAAGGATAATTTAGATAAATTGAAATAACTCAATTTATTCAAGTCATGCTCACGCATAGAAAActcagagaaaaaaaaaaacaaattaaaacaagtacgAAAGTATAGACGTgcgtgaccgaccatatgataccctacaccagttttgtgaatatatttatataatatttatttgtgctgaattaattttggacattcaagtaattttctgcaAGGCTTggataaaacttagttgtgccgctttttatcgatatacaggtatatttaacataagtatgagctcaaaagcccttttcgggggttctgtcgtatgggggctaggtgaaataatggaccgattttattaattttcaataggattcatCTATGGGTTAAAAAAGCGTGtgcgccaaatttcatccatttatcttgaaaattgcgacctgtaccttgcgcgcatgctttacatggacagcaaGCCGACCAGACCTTTCACTTCCATTTTGTTATTCGAAGTGATAGGTTGTGCTGTAGGGAAAATTTTCTTTCGTGTGCTTTTCGTCGCCATTTTGATATAATAGCTTTTTGATAATTCCATGCTTGGTTTGAATTGTGGAAAACTCTATAAGAGTTCTCGGATAGAATATTATCAAGTGTGTTTTCTAATAGAAATACAGGATGTGTGAGGAGGTTTCTTCAGCCTCTGGAGGGCAAAATAGGTCCTTTGATGATTTTATTTAGGAGAATGGATTGGAATCAGTGCTTCAACCCCTGTCTTTAAAGAGGAAGACTGTTAATGAACGTGCAGTGAACACGTCAGTCAAGAAGGCCTTGTCAATTGGCAACCTAGAGAAATCTGGTGAGTGTTCTCGTGAAGGTGTTTTGGCGGTTACGGATGGCGACATAATTTTTGATGATGGTAATATCGACGGACGTACGCTATCGATGCCTGACGTTTCAGGTGGTCTGTCGTGTGATCCTACCTCAGGAGGCTCGCAGTCATCAACGAGTATTGAACAGTCCAGTATTCGATATACTTATAATCACTTTGGGGAGTTTCTGGTCGTTTGTGACACCTCCCGTTCTATGAGAGTATCAGGTCTTTTAATTTTAAGGGTATTTCTCTTATTTTCCATATTGGGAGAACTTTGTttagaataaaatttgattCGGCAGCTGATGCCAATTTTTTTGTGTCCTATGATTTTGCTTTATTAGGTTACAAGGCTTTCATTCCCAGATCTTTTGTTTATTCCTATGGGGTTGTATACTGATGAATATATTAAGGAAAATGTTGTATGTTCTGTTCTTTTGATTTCATTGGAACGGTTTCAAAGTAAAGATCCGGATAATCCGGATGGGTCCACAATTCCAATGCTTTCTGTGAAGCTTGGATTGAACTCAAATGAGATTTCCACTTATATTGTATTGGATTATTCCAAGATTGAGATATCAATGTACTATCCACCTCTTCGTCAATGTCACAAATGTAGCAGGCTCGGCCACACTGAGAGAGGTTGCCACTCTAAGGAAAGGTGCTTGAAGTGTGGTCGACCTGGAACTTGTAGTGAGGGTTGTGGTGAACCCAGGTGTTTGTTGTGTGGATCGGTGGATCACATTGCCACTGAGAGATCAAAATGCCCTAAATGGATTcagaaatttgacattttgaagATAATGACTTTGAAACGCTTGTCTAGGAAGGAGGTGTATAACAGCTATGCTGTCAATTCTTTTGACCTTTATGATGGATTTGATGTGAAGGGAGGGAATCCCTTGGAAGGAGTTTCTTCGAATTCTAAATGTGCGAAAGTTCTTGACAGGGCAATGAAGAAGAACTTTAACAGGGTGGTTAAACCTAGGCCACACCTAGGCTCAATGAACCTATTAGGCAATTGCAACCGGTTAACACGGACCCTACCATTCCGATAATTCATCGGAAGATTGAAAGGGTTACTCAGTTTGAAAAGCTTGTCACGGAGGTGACAAGGGTCATGAGGGATTATTTTGCTGAAAAGAGGGAAGCCTCGTTTATTAGAGTACTTGATGATTTCAAGGGCAAGATAAATGTTGCTTTATTGGACATGGGCAGGGAAATTATTTCCACTATAATGCTGTATTGGACAACTGTTCTTCTGCTGTAAGGTTACTTAAGTGTGTAGGCGGTGTGAGAGGTGGACTTAGACCGGATATTGGGTATAGGACATATACCCGCCTTAAAGTATACTCAATCAATAATAGGTAGAGTTCGTTGGACCTTATTAGGTCCTTATCAGAGTAGCACATTTCGCAATGAGGTAATagcaaaaatatatgaaaaactacTATATATCGATAGGAAAATAACGAAAGCCATCTTCAATCTCTCACCTACTAAAACAATTTATCTTTAAGATTGAACTAAAACTTGCatcattttttgattttagGTCTTTAAACGCATGTCTACTGCTCGTCAGTATATTATTGGTTTGACCCACcgaccatttaaaaaaaaaatgagttaGGAGTGGATTGTATATAATTTCGACATCCTCTTTCCGATTCCAAAAcccatttttcaatatttggtaCGAATTCCGAGATATCGGGTGTTAACTTCGGTCTATATCCACAATTTTAagactaaataaatattgttttgctCCATACGCCACTGTTTGGCGTATAGACCGCCATTTTCATacgaaaattgaaaacaaattaatcacTATTGTTTTGCTCCACTGCCATAACAAAAACGGAGATCAAAGCATACATAACAAGGTGTTTTTAAACTCTTGTTTACATTATTTgtatatggattttgacagTTCTATTACACTGAGTGTTATTATTGCAGCTTACAGCTTTGACagtttttgtatacatataaaatatgtgtTAGTCTGGTAACACCATCTTAtaaatttagtgaaaattttgtacataaacaTCAACAAGTCATAAATAATTTGGGCGCTGAAGTAAAAATGGAATTTTCATCACCACCACCGTTCTTGTCCGAAGAAATTATTCAGTAAGTAGTATTTAATTGTTTGTCTgacattttgtaatatttctatgcCATTTAGGATGTTTGATGAAGATTTAATACCCATAAAATCACCATCAGAATATGCATTTAAAGAAGCAGATCACGAATGTCTTGCAAAtaggtaaatattatttttaggtttttggaatattttttcaCACTTTGCTTCTTAGTACAAATGAAGTCAGATTTTTAACCTCAATATCCCCAAACGTTGATATAAGATATGAAGAACTGGAAGAAGGTTATAGGTAAGTTGtttgcaatttgtttaaaaacaaaatttaataaaatacttacatCCAATTTAGAATCTCTTCACCCACTCCAAAGAAAAGGAGGAAAAATCCTGAATCATGGAAATGTAACATACGAAAAAAGCTCAGAGAATCGGGAAAGGATtacattaacataaataataccAAAATGCCAGCAAGAAAAATTAAACCAGCGTGctacaattgttttttaaaatgtgcatatattttttctgaAGAAGATCGTATGAATTTGCACCAATCTTTTTGGAATATGTCTGATGacgaaaaaaacaacttttatattaaatttgttgccCGGCATCCTGTAGTACGCCGTAGAACattaaaatcagctaaaaaACAGTTTTCGTTTCTATATTACTtggaaaaagataaaataaccTACCGCGTATGTCgaactttttttttgaatacattAAGCATAAATCAAAAGAGAATATATTATTGCTTTGAACACTTAAATGATGCCAGCACGGGAATTCCTCATCCACGAAAAAAAGGCAAGAATATTTAACGAGTGACACCTCCAAAAAAGTTAGCTGAAGTTCGAGAACACATTTCAAGTTTTCCGGCCATTGATTCTCATTATTGTCGagcaaattctaaaaaaaaaatatattgacggaattttaaatgtaaatcgAATGTACTCTCTATATCgtcaaaaatatgaaaacccAAGGGAAACGCatctatattttattacaaaagaaaattaagtatgtataacCTTACAGCTACTATTATTATACCAAATGTACCAATATTTACTTATTGTGCTTTATGGACCGAAGCTCATAGTGGTCGAAGTGGCAATGATATAGCTAGCGCactaattaaaatcttaaatcagTTAGTAAAAAATTTCCCTGGcattaaaactataacattATGGAGTGATTCTTGCGTACctcaaaacaaaaatagaataaataccACCGCAATAAAAATGTtccttaaacaaaataatattgacatGATAGTACACAAATTTTCGGAACCGGGGCATTCATTAATACAGGAAGTGGATTGTGTTCATGGAGTAATAgacagatatttaaaaaatatggagATCCACAGCCCTCTCCATCTCATCAAACTACTTGAAAATATTCCtactaacaaaacaaaattaaaagttttaaggaTGCTTCCAAATGATTTCTACTCCTATTCGCTGGTTGCAAATAAAATGGAATATCGAAATGtcccattttctaaaattaaagttattttatatcaaaaaaccgacaaattaaatattcaatttaaaaattcatgtaGAGATAAAGAGTTTCGGAAAGCAACATTGATAAAACCAGcgtcaaaaaaatgttttaaaactccGAAAGATATTTTAGCACATAAATTACAGATTTTGGCACCGTCGGCTGTTTCCAGcgataaaaa is part of the Lucilia cuprina isolate Lc7/37 chromosome 3, ASM2204524v1, whole genome shotgun sequence genome and harbors:
- the LOC124418927 gene encoding uncharacterized protein LOC124418927 isoform X1 is translated as MEFSSPPPFLSEEIIQMFDEDLIPIKSPSEYAFKEADHECLANSTNEVRFLTSISPNVDIRYEELEEGYRISSPTPKKRRKNPESWKCNIRKKLRESGKDYININNTKMPARKIKPACYNCFLKCAYIFSEEDRMNLHQSFWNMSDDEKNNFYIKFVARHPVVRRRTLKSAKKQFSFLYYLEKDKITYRVCRTFFLNTLSINQKRIYYCFEHLNDASTGIPHPRKKGKNI
- the LOC124418927 gene encoding uncharacterized protein LOC124418927 isoform X2 is translated as MEFSSPPPFLSEEIIQMFDEDLIPIKSPSEYAFKEADHECLANSTNEVRFLTSISPNVDIRYEELEEESLHPLQRKGGKILNHGNVTYEKSSENRERITLT